One genomic segment of Methanococcus voltae PS includes these proteins:
- a CDS encoding MJ0144 family RNA dihydrouridine synthase-like protein translates to MKNLKNKDYLIDLEYLKDLKTLNNKIVLAPMAGITDAEFCKKFSNFGIVCIGAYNLDPETLKASFEIEKRGRKEFNIPLDKFSNYIKNEIKEIKESQNSKNSLVSTNIRFKDLDLYSNPHLIDNLQSVIGNSDIIEFNCHCRQPEITKLGLGQELITKKEIKELIKILKFIQGLNIKKIPLFIKIRANYISSKELIDNFNESKIIDYIDGIHIDCFNPGHNYPDLEYLKELRQKFPELIIIGNNSVKSENDAKKMLEYCDFVSVARCVLANNIEWIENFNKNNIKNKN, encoded by the coding sequence ATGAAAAATTTAAAAAATAAGGATTATTTAATAGATTTAGAATATTTAAAAGATTTAAAAACTTTAAACAATAAAATCGTTCTTGCACCTATGGCGGGCATAACAGATGCAGAATTTTGTAAAAAATTTAGTAATTTTGGAATCGTATGTATTGGGGCATACAATCTTGACCCTGAAACTTTAAAAGCAAGTTTTGAGATTGAAAAAAGAGGTAGAAAAGAATTTAATATCCCTCTAGACAAATTTAGCAACTATATAAAAAATGAAATTAAAGAAATTAAAGAATCTCAAAATAGTAAAAATTCATTAGTTTCTACGAATATACGGTTCAAAGACTTAGATTTATATAGTAATCCCCATTTGATAGATAATTTACAATCAGTTATTGGAAATTCGGATATAATAGAGTTTAATTGTCATTGTAGACAGCCTGAAATTACCAAATTAGGATTGGGTCAAGAGTTGATTACCAAAAAAGAAATAAAAGAATTAATTAAAATTCTTAAATTTATACAGGGACTTAATATTAAAAAAATACCTTTATTTATAAAAATAAGAGCAAATTATATTTCTTCAAAAGAGTTAATCGATAATTTTAATGAAAGTAAAATAATTGATTATATAGACGGTATTCATATTGATTGCTTTAATCCGGGGCATAATTACCCAGATTTAGAATATTTAAAAGAATTAAGGCAAAAATTTCCTGAACTTATTATTATTGGCAATAATTCCGTTAAATCAGAAAATGATGCAAAAAAAATGTTAGAATATTGTGATTTTGTATCTGTTGCTCGCTGTGTACTAGCCAATAATATAGAATGGATTGAAAATTTTAATAAAAACAATATTAAGAATAAGAATTAG
- a CDS encoding tRNA (N(6)-L-threonylcarbamoyladenosine(37)-C(2))-methylthiotransferase — protein MELNKEINKENNKENNYSNNKINEKLFNNLNVHLEGYGCTLNTSDTEIIKNSMIEQGFNVYTGDFKISDSENINLVVINTCIVRQETEHKMISKIKKYKESGKKVVVAGCLAKALSKKIEGLYDALIMPREAHLSGEIVKAVFEGKNYQEVVKTSVSSIDNKLNYLAKDNTDNTHNKVNSSNNLIMALPICEGCLGNCTYCIVKVARGNLISYEPKNIVKKSEELLKSGTKCLLVTAQDTACYGFDRDDNYRLPNLINDIVNNKNLIDNTDENKTYNFGVRIGMMHANYANSFIDDLIETYSNEKVTKFLHLPIQSGDNEVLKDMNRGYTVDEFISVLDEFKHKVKDLNFTTDIIVGFPTESEEAFENTLEVLKQIKPDFTHGAKYSQRKYTVAGRMKQIDTKIRKERSEILNKLRREISFENNKKHIGQTFECLIVKEGEAITNNCKKVLFDSPDDAEISIGEFKTVKVTGAGTFGLQGKLLN, from the coding sequence ATGGAATTAAATAAGGAAATTAATAAAGAAAATAATAAAGAAAATAATTATAGTAATAACAAAATTAATGAAAAATTATTTAATAACTTAAATGTACATCTAGAAGGATATGGTTGTACATTAAACACATCGGATACGGAAATAATAAAAAATTCAATGATTGAACAGGGTTTTAATGTATATACGGGAGATTTTAAAATTTCTGATAGTGAAAATATAAACTTGGTTGTTATAAATACCTGTATTGTTAGACAGGAAACCGAACATAAAATGATTTCGAAAATCAAAAAATACAAAGAATCAGGCAAAAAAGTAGTTGTAGCCGGTTGTTTGGCAAAAGCACTATCTAAAAAAATAGAAGGATTATACGATGCTTTAATAATGCCTAGAGAAGCTCATTTGTCCGGTGAAATTGTAAAAGCTGTTTTTGAAGGTAAAAACTATCAAGAAGTTGTAAAAACAAGTGTAAGTTCTATAGACAACAAATTGAACTATTTGGCTAAAGATAATACCGATAATACCCATAACAAAGTTAATAGTAGCAATAATTTAATAATGGCATTACCAATATGCGAAGGTTGTCTTGGAAATTGTACTTACTGTATTGTAAAAGTGGCTAGAGGTAATTTAATATCTTACGAGCCAAAAAACATTGTAAAAAAGTCTGAAGAGTTACTAAAGTCAGGTACTAAATGTTTATTAGTAACTGCTCAAGATACGGCTTGTTACGGTTTTGATAGAGACGATAATTATAGATTACCAAATTTAATAAATGATATTGTAAATAATAAAAATTTAATAGATAATACGGACGAAAATAAAACATACAACTTTGGAGTTAGAATTGGAATGATGCATGCAAATTATGCAAATTCATTTATTGATGATTTAATCGAGACATATTCCAACGAAAAAGTTACAAAATTCTTACACTTGCCTATCCAAAGTGGTGACAATGAAGTACTAAAAGATATGAATCGAGGCTATACAGTTGACGAATTTATATCGGTTCTTGACGAATTTAAGCATAAAGTAAAAGATTTAAATTTCACTACGGACATTATTGTTGGATTCCCTACCGAAAGTGAGGAAGCCTTTGAAAATACATTAGAGGTTTTAAAACAGATAAAACCAGATTTCACACATGGAGCTAAGTATTCACAAAGGAAATATACTGTAGCAGGACGTATGAAACAAATAGATACCAAAATAAGAAAAGAACGCTCTGAAATACTTAATAAACTTCGAAGAGAAATAAGCTTTGAAAATAATAAAAAGCATATCGGTCAAACTTTTGAATGCTTAATTGTCAAAGAAGGAGAAGCGATAACCAATAACTGTAAAAAAGTATTATTTGATTCACCAGATGATGCAGAAATCTCCATTGGAGAATTTAAAACAGTTAAAGTTACCGGTGCAGGCACTTTTGGTTTACAAGGTAAACTATTAAATTAA
- the comD gene encoding sulfopyruvate decarboxylase subunit alpha produces the protein MNQNDKNNLKASNTVFNALKSSDVDFIVSVPCANLKNLIILIENEIENNLNQNSPDIDFEAQKNKLIHIPVTREEEGLGICAGAHLAGRKTALLMQNSGLGNSINAIGSLLKVYKIPLVMIISHRGDLKEKISAQIPMGQWTKKLLEVAEIPYYCPKTPEEAEKIIKYATDMSETMRYPVAILLDAIYWEND, from the coding sequence ATGAACCAAAATGATAAAAATAATTTAAAAGCAAGTAATACAGTTTTTAATGCGCTAAAATCTTCAGACGTGGATTTTATAGTAAGTGTGCCTTGTGCAAATTTAAAAAATTTAATTATCCTCATAGAAAATGAAATTGAGAATAATTTAAATCAAAACAGTCCTGATATAGATTTTGAAGCCCAAAAAAACAAATTGATACATATACCAGTAACTAGGGAAGAAGAAGGCCTAGGAATTTGCGCAGGAGCTCATTTGGCAGGTCGTAAAACAGCTCTTTTAATGCAAAATTCCGGGTTGGGCAATTCTATAAATGCTATAGGTTCCCTTTTAAAAGTTTATAAAATACCGCTCGTAATGATAATTAGCCATCGGGGAGATTTAAAGGAAAAAATATCTGCACAAATCCCAATGGGTCAATGGACTAAAAAACTCTTAGAAGTTGCAGAAATACCTTATTATTGCCCAAAAACACCTGAAGAAGCAGAAAAAATAATAAAATATGCAACGGATATGTCAGAGACTATGAGATATCCAGTAGCTATATTATTAGATGCAATATATTGGGAAAACGATTAA
- a CDS encoding GMC oxidoreductase codes for MANLKGNNMICKTCDTTKYDIPPRYDVLIIGAGVSGSSVYKELKKQLKSNKHNKNDLKIGIVEMGGLKPEYVIEKEGNNIETIYAKGIGGAGSYFVGNALEVNIKGLNLEKEYEELKKELNISVVPEECLSRYEVELINKGFKQTPKLVNFDKCINCGLCAHKGCEARAYFYEFLDITNEDFKESEIILNSKVIDISLKEQDNYKFEVILENESNNNTNNNTNNNNNNNNNFSIFAKNIVLCAGGVNSPRILSKLYAKENINSEDLGKNLFIDSFVTVGGVLIDSNINKEVPMAIYKDYGDYILSSHYSELLYNRIMEESENSMKIRKSDIFGFMIKIKDSENGSILENSISKPMSEKDVQIFMEAMATATPILRDLGINKIYSTIPRGSHPSGTCKLGKVVNNNFESNIKNLYVCDASILPESIGKPPILALMAISKKLSESLIKKLQ; via the coding sequence ATGGCAAATTTAAAAGGGAATAATATGATTTGTAAAACTTGTGACACAACCAAATATGATATACCGCCTAGATACGACGTTTTAATTATAGGCGCTGGCGTATCGGGAAGTTCAGTATATAAAGAACTCAAAAAACAATTAAAAAGTAATAAACATAATAAAAATGATTTAAAAATAGGTATTGTAGAAATGGGTGGTTTAAAACCCGAATATGTAATTGAAAAAGAAGGAAATAATATAGAAACTATATACGCTAAGGGTATTGGGGGGGCAGGTTCTTATTTTGTAGGAAACGCTTTGGAAGTTAATATTAAAGGTTTAAATCTAGAAAAAGAGTACGAAGAGCTTAAAAAAGAACTTAATATATCCGTAGTTCCTGAAGAATGCTTATCACGTTACGAAGTCGAGTTGATAAATAAAGGATTTAAACAAACTCCTAAATTAGTAAACTTTGATAAATGTATAAATTGTGGACTTTGTGCTCATAAAGGCTGTGAGGCAAGAGCATATTTTTACGAATTTTTGGATATAACCAATGAGGATTTTAAAGAATCTGAAATTATTTTGAATTCAAAAGTAATCGATATATCCTTAAAAGAACAAGATAATTATAAATTCGAAGTTATTTTGGAAAATGAGTCCAATAATAATACTAATAATAATACTAATAATAATAATAATAATAATAATAATTTTAGTATATTTGCCAAAAACATAGTACTTTGTGCGGGTGGAGTTAACAGCCCTCGGATATTATCAAAGTTATATGCCAAAGAAAATATAAATAGTGAAGACTTGGGAAAAAATTTATTTATTGATAGTTTTGTAACTGTTGGAGGCGTTTTAATTGATAGTAACATCAATAAAGAAGTTCCAATGGCAATTTACAAAGACTATGGTGATTACATCTTAAGTAGCCACTATTCCGAGCTATTATATAATAGAATAATGGAAGAAAGTGAAAACAGTATGAAAATCAGAAAATCAGACATATTTGGTTTTATGATAAAAATAAAAGATAGTGAAAATGGCTCAATACTCGAAAATTCAATATCTAAACCAATGTCTGAAAAAGATGTTCAGATATTTATGGAGGCAATGGCTACTGCAACCCCTATATTAAGAGATTTAGGTATTAATAAAATATATTCTACCATACCAAGAGGTTCCCATCCATCAGGCACTTGTAAACTTGGCAAAGTAGTAAATAATAATTTTGAATCAAATATAAAAAATTTGTATGTATGTGACGCTTCCATATTGCCTGAGAGTATTGGAAAACCACCCATCTTAGCTCTAATGGCAATTTCTAAAAAATTATCTGAAAGTTTGATTAAAAAGTTACAATAA
- a CDS encoding TIGR00297 family protein, with protein MILVYKFIISVFIIGLIAYMSHKKKFLDTKGIIGSSTMAFIIIMGTDITWLLVLISFLILGSLMSKVGYGKKDKLKMGEKTRSLKNVLANGLMPLIFVILYIGGLLDYPTALLGYLGSIAAANSDTFSSELGMVFGGSPRLITTFQKVEVGTDGGITFGGTFFGLIGSFTIGLIAMLLFGKIEYLGICTLSGIFGNFVDSLVGATFERRHLLNNEYVNFIATLAGGLFAIFVAVKVI; from the coding sequence ATGATATTAGTGTATAAATTTATCATATCAGTATTTATAATTGGTTTAATAGCATATATGAGTCACAAAAAGAAATTTTTGGATACAAAAGGGATAATTGGCTCTTCGACTATGGCTTTTATTATAATAATGGGTACTGATATAACTTGGCTTTTAGTATTAATTAGCTTCCTAATTTTAGGTAGTCTTATGAGCAAAGTAGGGTATGGGAAAAAAGATAAATTAAAAATGGGTGAAAAAACCCGTTCGTTAAAAAACGTACTTGCAAATGGGTTAATGCCATTGATATTCGTTATATTGTATATTGGTGGACTATTAGATTATCCAACTGCGCTTTTGGGTTACTTGGGTTCGATTGCTGCAGCTAACTCAGATACATTTTCGTCAGAATTAGGCATGGTATTCGGCGGAAGTCCTAGATTAATTACGACATTTCAAAAAGTAGAAGTTGGAACTGATGGAGGCATAACCTTTGGAGGTACATTCTTTGGTTTGATTGGTTCTTTTACAATAGGGTTAATTGCTATGCTACTATTCGGAAAAATAGAATATTTAGGTATTTGTACCTTATCCGGGATATTCGGTAACTTTGTAGACAGTCTTGTAGGAGCTACATTTGAACGTAGGCATTTATTAAATAATGAGTACGTTAATTTCATTGCTACACTCGCAGGAGGACTATTTGCCATATTTGTAGCAGTTAAGGTAATTTAA
- a CDS encoding GTP cyclohydrolase III, which produces MIQITVMQIDNYGPWTVTPNPRRESDLQALQSRLYTDLSLQFGAHKGLVFYTRFDNLIAVTNGIDLETHKRIQNSVKNRYPFTLSMSIASAETPYEAQKIATKRLQEYGSAQDEVRKEVFDVSTELVSENEGYVQLAHIDIDDVTGTMTDKDSAYDTYLQIKDAQVKLFKSLRNYNALGFFIGGDNFMCPCNGMNENDLSCMFEDILKSDGISLKAGLGIGKTAEDASNLADIGLEIIRDKKCEGSVYTLRQNSEESLKVPHNYTCSF; this is translated from the coding sequence CAAACCCTCGAAGGGAAAGCGATTTACAAGCTCTCCAATCAAGATTATACACTGACTTAAGCTTACAATTCGGAGCTCATAAAGGACTCGTATTTTATACAAGATTTGACAATTTAATTGCTGTTACAAATGGTATTGACTTAGAAACTCATAAAAGAATTCAAAACAGCGTTAAAAATAGATATCCTTTTACATTGAGTATGTCGATAGCTTCTGCAGAGACGCCTTATGAAGCTCAGAAAATTGCTACAAAAAGATTACAAGAGTACGGTAGTGCACAAGACGAAGTTAGAAAAGAAGTATTCGATGTATCAACTGAATTAGTATCAGAAAATGAAGGATACGTACAATTAGCCCATATTGATATTGACGATGTTACGGGCACTATGACCGATAAAGATTCGGCATATGACACGTATTTACAAATAAAAGATGCACAAGTAAAATTATTTAAATCTTTAAGAAACTACAACGCTCTTGGCTTTTTCATAGGCGGAGATAATTTTATGTGTCCATGTAATGGAATGAATGAAAATGATTTAAGCTGTATGTTTGAAGATATTTTAAAATCCGATGGGATTAGTTTAAAAGCAGGCTTAGGCATTGGAAAAACTGCTGAAGATGCTTCAAATCTTGCAGATATTGGTTTAGAAATAATTAGAGATAAAAAGTGTGAAGGTTCAGTATATACATTAAGACAAAACTCTGAAGAATCACTTAAAGTACCTCATAACTACACATGCTCATTTTAA
- a CDS encoding CBS domain-containing protein encodes MEQLNSTIEEIMIKNVVSAKTSESVVDAFENMLKNKVSCLPIVNDDKVLMGIITTTDVGYNLIKDVYTLETTLEEVMTKDVISVKPSETIKQALQKMDINGTASEIINQLPVVDDDGKLIGIISDGDIIRYISKLI; translated from the coding sequence ATGGAGCAATTAAATAGCACTATTGAAGAAATAATGATTAAAAATGTAGTATCTGCAAAAACCAGCGAATCTGTTGTTGACGCATTTGAAAATATGCTTAAAAACAAAGTAAGTTGCTTACCTATAGTAAACGACGATAAGGTTTTAATGGGCATTATAACGACCACAGATGTAGGCTACAACTTAATAAAAGATGTCTACACCTTAGAAACTACTCTTGAAGAAGTAATGACAAAAGATGTAATATCTGTTAAACCTTCTGAAACAATTAAACAAGCTTTGCAAAAAATGGATATAAACGGAACTGCTTCAGAAATTATAAACCAGCTTCCTGTAGTTGACGATGATGGAAAATTGATTGGTATAATTTCCGATGGGGATATAATTAGATATATTTCAAAATTAATATAA
- a CDS encoding DUF1611 domain-containing protein: MKNEQVKLSHNNKVADGIKLFGFVNIIDIEFNDFNDITKDIDTKNTDNNTNNSININNIDDSNTKKDYTCFIWNKEILDDEELLIWEKTISNEIKKGKKILNMARLQRIENNESLLALAKNHNVSVRDISDPEIYKKVEDYAYKGLDGIKPKVLTIVGTGRQSGKFTACMTLKNELTNKGINLGVLGTEPQSMICGADEMVIPQPIPICHVAPTILGVMKKIEMENNLTENDLMIVSGQTGIFANPLEVGTGRGGSVISIALLLGSNPDYILLASDLLDLEDITKHILATELLTGKKVIGVTVNSKKLFDSESDEEISLILRDISKKLNLPVTDVIGRINLDELLEEIIKLLKNN; encoded by the coding sequence ATGAAAAATGAGCAAGTAAAATTATCACACAATAACAAAGTGGCAGATGGAATAAAATTATTTGGATTTGTAAATATAATTGATATAGAATTTAATGATTTTAATGACATTACAAAGGACATAGATACTAAAAATACTGATAATAACACGAACAATAGCATCAATATAAATAATATTGATGATAGTAATACTAAAAAGGATTACACTTGTTTTATTTGGAATAAAGAGATATTGGATGACGAGGAATTACTTATTTGGGAAAAAACAATATCAAATGAGATTAAAAAAGGAAAGAAAATATTAAACATGGCAAGATTGCAAAGAATCGAAAATAACGAAAGTTTGCTTGCACTAGCAAAAAATCACAACGTATCTGTAAGGGATATTTCAGACCCTGAAATTTATAAAAAAGTTGAAGATTACGCATATAAAGGTTTAGATGGTATAAAACCTAAAGTCCTTACAATAGTGGGCACAGGTAGGCAATCCGGTAAATTTACAGCATGCATGACTTTAAAAAATGAATTAACAAACAAAGGAATTAATTTGGGTGTTTTAGGTACCGAACCTCAATCTATGATATGCGGTGCAGACGAAATGGTTATACCCCAACCAATACCAATATGTCATGTGGCACCCACCATATTAGGAGTTATGAAAAAAATAGAGATGGAAAATAACTTAACGGAAAATGATTTAATGATAGTTTCTGGACAAACGGGTATTTTTGCAAACCCTTTGGAAGTTGGAACTGGAAGGGGTGGAAGTGTAATAAGTATTGCTCTTCTTTTAGGCTCTAATCCGGATTATATATTATTAGCTTCTGATTTGCTAGATTTAGAGGATATAACTAAGCACATATTAGCCACAGAGTTATTAACTGGTAAAAAAGTAATTGGAGTCACTGTAAATTCGAAAAAATTATTCGATTCTGAAAGTGACGAAGAAATATCTTTGATTTTACGAGATATATCTAAAAAATTAAATTTACCAGTAACCGACGTAATCGGGAGGATTAACTTAGATGAGTTACTTGAAGAAATTATTAAATTATTAAAAAATAACTAA
- a CDS encoding HIT family protein, whose protein sequence is MCIFCDIVNNKIPSRKLYEDDDFLVIMDAFPKSRGHTLILTKEHYVDFDDMSEELASKLIVLVHKMVKKLKVLGMDGYNIINNNQPISGQEVPHVHFHIVPRYNDEKKPVISISEPIEMDLDEIHELLTKN, encoded by the coding sequence ATGTGTATATTTTGTGATATTGTAAACAACAAAATACCTTCAAGAAAATTATATGAAGATGATGATTTTTTAGTAATTATGGATGCTTTCCCAAAATCAAGAGGTCACACCTTAATCCTTACAAAAGAACATTACGTAGATTTTGATGACATGTCCGAAGAATTAGCTTCAAAATTAATAGTTTTAGTTCATAAAATGGTTAAAAAGCTTAAAGTCTTAGGTATGGATGGATACAATATAATAAACAATAATCAGCCTATTTCAGGTCAGGAAGTTCCACACGTTCACTTTCATATCGTTCCAAGATATAATGATGAAAAGAAACCTGTTATATCAATATCCGAACCAATAGAAATGGATTTAGATGAAATACATGAATTGTTAACTAAAAATTAG
- a CDS encoding ribose-phosphate diphosphokinase, with amino-acid sequence MIIIPGSKSQKLAKNVSELLGWQLSRTEAKSFPDGEKYVRIHSDVENEDAIIIQTQNTQEAIIESILLCQALKEEKAKSITLVVPYLAYARQDKKFNKGEPVSIIAFAKIYSQFCDRIVTINPHETHIEQFFEIPFIYGNAVPKIAESVKEELNNPVVLSPDKGAIELAKEASKIIGCEYDYLEKVRYSPTEVNIAPKNLDVNGRDVLIVDDIISTGGTMATAISMLKQQGANKVIASCVHPVLINDALNKLYNGGANKVIGTDSYASEVSFVSVDTIIVDVLKDLFLK; translated from the coding sequence ATGATTATAATTCCAGGTTCAAAATCTCAAAAATTAGCAAAAAATGTTTCTGAACTATTGGGCTGGCAGTTATCAAGAACTGAAGCAAAAAGCTTCCCCGATGGCGAAAAATATGTAAGAATTCACAGCGATGTGGAAAATGAAGACGCAATTATAATTCAAACACAAAATACTCAGGAAGCAATTATAGAATCTATTTTATTATGCCAAGCTTTAAAAGAAGAAAAAGCTAAGAGTATAACTTTAGTTGTTCCTTATTTGGCATACGCAAGACAAGATAAAAAGTTCAACAAGGGCGAACCTGTCAGCATAATTGCTTTTGCTAAGATTTACTCACAATTCTGTGATAGAATAGTTACAATTAACCCCCATGAAACACATATTGAGCAATTCTTTGAAATACCATTTATATATGGAAATGCAGTTCCTAAAATAGCAGAATCAGTTAAAGAAGAGTTAAACAACCCTGTTGTATTATCCCCTGATAAAGGAGCTATAGAATTAGCAAAAGAGGCTTCAAAAATAATAGGTTGCGAATACGATTATTTAGAAAAAGTTAGGTACTCCCCAACAGAAGTAAACATTGCACCTAAAAACTTAGACGTAAACGGTAGGGACGTATTAATTGTGGATGATATTATATCTACTGGCGGTACAATGGCTACAGCAATAAGTATGTTAAAACAACAAGGTGCAAATAAAGTAATTGCTTCATGCGTACACCCAGTATTAATCAATGATGCTTTAAACAAATTATACAACGGTGGTGCAAATAAAGTAATAGGAACAGACTCTTACGCATCAGAAGTTAGCTTTGTAAGCGTAGATACTATTATAGTAGATGTTTTAAAAGATTTATTCTTAAAATAA
- a CDS encoding carbohydrate kinase family protein yields MENIKNNNNNNLDSNGKINVVGHAAIDYIFDLDKFPELNTSVQIPSAKKYYGGAASNVAAQISNMGINSSLISCVGTDFITSGYEEYLKDLGVSLDFVYTSTEEETPKAWIFTDPDANQITYFLWGAAKHYKEIIVPDFDGDIVHLSTGDPEYNIKCAKKAKELNKLVSFDPGQDLTLYSAENLEEIINYVDFLFMNHHEYRRIMETINKTPEGMKNKLNYLIVTYNKDGSHIYHEGEEIKVPAIMVEAMDPTGAGDSYRAGFLSAYLKGYSLESCGYVGACVASYVVEKVGCQTNLPKWDKITDRLSEKLNYTLKEL; encoded by the coding sequence TTGGAGAATATAAAAAATAATAATAATAATAATTTAGACAGTAATGGTAAAATAAACGTTGTTGGACACGCTGCAATTGATTATATTTTTGATTTAGATAAATTCCCGGAATTAAATACATCAGTGCAAATTCCTAGTGCTAAAAAATACTATGGAGGTGCTGCAAGTAACGTGGCAGCACAAATATCTAATATGGGCATAAATTCATCATTGATATCTTGCGTAGGTACTGATTTCATCACATCTGGATACGAAGAGTATTTAAAAGACTTGGGGGTCTCTTTAGACTTTGTATACACATCCACAGAAGAAGAAACACCAAAAGCTTGGATATTTACCGACCCAGACGCTAATCAAATTACATACTTTTTATGGGGGGCTGCGAAACATTACAAAGAGATAATTGTACCAGATTTTGACGGGGATATCGTACACTTATCGACAGGAGACCCAGAATATAACATAAAATGCGCTAAAAAAGCTAAAGAATTAAACAAATTGGTTTCTTTTGACCCAGGTCAGGATTTAACATTGTATAGTGCTGAAAATTTAGAGGAAATAATTAACTATGTAGATTTCCTATTTATGAATCATCACGAATATAGAAGAATAATGGAAACAATAAATAAAACACCGGAAGGTATGAAAAATAAATTAAATTACTTGATTGTAACCTACAACAAAGATGGTAGCCATATATACCATGAAGGGGAAGAAATAAAAGTTCCTGCAATTATGGTTGAAGCTATGGACCCTACAGGTGCAGGAGACAGCTATAGAGCGGGCTTTTTATCTGCTTACTTAAAAGGATATTCTTTGGAAAGTTGCGGTTATGTCGGAGCCTGTGTAGCATCCTATGTGGTTGAAAAAGTAGGTTGCCAAACAAATTTGCCTAAATGGGATAAAATTACAGATAGATTGTCTGAAAAATTAAATTATACGTTAAAAGAGTTATAA
- a CDS encoding methanogenesis marker 7 protein produces the protein MYQIVRYEGGVYKHNELKEWIEDVGGFIIQEHVMQLDVFMTVAFPEDEIAEFKNLSKNYKGKVVETPLAGIEIAVVAPSLSRHHLPHIACDVSEYVRKFGAKPNMIGLSHGAGKSISQIKEKEKRLIEEHDLAIYVMGNFKSCIEDKTHLFDVDIPVIVTGGPEQIEVGKTYIGNLGRRSQRLRRGSEIKALDNMIENITEKIGEKRLELSYDPPIIPPVVLKDEIEKNIADVHGIFAPMPIVTQLDGLRIKLDYDRSHERIENLKIDNYVLKDIAYISKSLIKNYILVKLKSKSEVIEESENNI, from the coding sequence ATGTATCAAATAGTTAGGTATGAAGGCGGAGTTTACAAACACAATGAGCTAAAAGAATGGATTGAAGACGTGGGTGGATTTATAATCCAAGAGCACGTTATGCAATTGGATGTTTTCATGACTGTCGCATTTCCAGAAGATGAAATAGCGGAATTCAAAAACCTTTCAAAAAATTACAAAGGTAAGGTTGTAGAGACTCCATTAGCAGGAATAGAAATTGCAGTGGTGGCACCAAGTTTGTCACGTCATCATTTGCCCCATATAGCTTGTGACGTTTCAGAATACGTCCGTAAATTTGGAGCTAAGCCTAATATGATAGGATTATCGCACGGTGCGGGAAAATCAATAAGTCAAATCAAGGAAAAGGAAAAAAGGCTTATTGAGGAACATGACCTTGCCATATACGTGATGGGTAATTTTAAAAGCTGTATTGAAGATAAAACCCATCTATTTGATGTAGATATTCCAGTAATTGTCACTGGAGGCCCTGAACAAATTGAAGTTGGTAAAACCTACATTGGAAATTTAGGTAGGCGTAGCCAACGTTTAAGAAGAGGCTCTGAAATTAAGGCGCTAGATAATATGATAGAAAATATCACCGAGAAAATCGGTGAAAAAAGGCTTGAATTATCATACGACCCCCCTATAATACCTCCAGTGGTTTTAAAAGATGAAATAGAAAAAAATATAGCAGATGTTCACGGTATATTCGCACCCATGCCAATTGTAACTCAATTAGATGGTTTAAGAATAAAATTGGATTACGATAGGTCGCACGAAAGAATTGAAAATTTAAAAATAGATAATTATGTATTAAAAGATATTGCATATATCTCTAAATCATTAATCAAGAATTATATTCTTGTAAAATTAAAATCAAAGTCTGAAGTAATTGAAGAATCTGAAAATAATATTTAA